From Trichoplusia ni isolate ovarian cell line Hi5 chromosome 11, tn1, whole genome shotgun sequence, the proteins below share one genomic window:
- the LOC113498677 gene encoding 40S ribosomal protein S3a → MAVGKNKGLSKGGKKGVKKKIVDPFTRKDWYDVKAPSMFTKRQVGTTLVNRTQGTKIASEGLKGRVFEVSLADLQADTDAERSFRKFRLIAEDVQGRNVLCNFHGMDLTTDKLRWMVKKWQTLVEANIDVKTTDGYLLRVFCIGFTNKDSLSQRKTCYAQHTQVRAIRKKMCEIITRDVTNSELREVVNKLIPDSIAKDIEKACHGIYPLRDVCIRKVKVLKRPRFEISKLMELHGEGGSGKRGEAGDKSERPEGYEPPVQESV, encoded by the exons ATGGCGGTTGGTAAAAATAAAGGCCTTTCGAAGGGCGGTAAAAAGGGTGTtaagaagaagat TGTGGATCCCTTCACCCGTAAAGACTGGTACGATGTCAAAGCACCGTCTATGTTCACCAAGAGGCAAGTGGGAACCACCCTTGTCAACCGTACTCAG gGTACAAAAATCGCATCGGAAGGTTTGAAGGGCCGTGTCTTTGAAGTCTCGCTGGCCGATCTTCAAGCTGATACTGATGCCGAAAG GTCTTTCCGCAAGTTCCGTCTGATCGCTGAGGATGTTCAGGGCCGCAATGTGCTCTGCAACTTCCACGGTATGGACCTCACCACTGACAAGCTCAG ATGGATGGTCAAGAAATGGCAGACTCTGGTCGAGGCCAACATTGACGTGAAGACCACCGACGGCTACTTGCTGCGTGTCTTCTGCATCGGATTCACCAACAAGGACTCCCTCAGCCAGCGCAAGACCTGCTACGCCCAGCACACTCAg GTCCGTGCCATCAGAAAGAAGATGTGCGAGATCATCACCCGTGACGTGACCAACTCTGAGCTCCGTGAGGTTGTCAACAAGCTCATCCCTGACTCCATCGCTAAGGACATTGAGAAGGCTTGCCACGGTATCTACCCACTCCGTGATGTCTGCATTAGGAAG GTTAAGGTACTGAAGAGGCCGCGTTTCGAGATTTCCAAGCTCATGGAACTGCACGGAGAAGGTGGCAGTGGCAAGAGGGGCGAGGCCGGCGACAAGTCGGAGCGCCCTGAGGGCTACGAGCCGCCCGTACAGGAGAGCGTTTAA